Proteins from a genomic interval of Desulfofustis limnaeus:
- a CDS encoding methylenetetrahydrofolate reductase C-terminal domain-containing protein, whose translation MIVGQQKPFEEIWQMVKDHRQLTVFGCNTCVAVCHQGGNKEAGILASQLRMRATQEDLAREIVDSGVERQCEHEFFERTDELIRGSEAVLSLACGIGVQFMAERYPKIPVYPALNTTFLGDVPEVGLFREKCQACGDCVLGVTGGVCPVSRCAKRLLNGPCGGSTNGKCEISKETECAWQLVVDRLEALGRLGDYEKVMPIKDWSKDRAGGPRAFRLEDF comes from the coding sequence ATGATCGTCGGACAACAGAAACCGTTTGAAGAAATCTGGCAGATGGTCAAGGACCATCGGCAGCTGACCGTGTTCGGCTGCAATACCTGTGTGGCCGTTTGCCACCAGGGCGGCAACAAGGAGGCCGGCATCCTCGCTTCGCAACTGCGGATGCGAGCCACCCAGGAGGACTTGGCCAGGGAGATTGTGGACAGCGGTGTCGAGCGTCAGTGCGAGCACGAGTTCTTCGAGCGCACCGACGAGCTGATTCGTGGTTCGGAAGCAGTCTTGAGCCTGGCCTGTGGGATCGGCGTCCAGTTCATGGCTGAACGATATCCGAAGATTCCCGTCTACCCGGCGCTCAACACGACGTTTCTCGGCGATGTCCCGGAAGTCGGGTTGTTTCGCGAAAAATGCCAGGCCTGCGGCGACTGCGTGCTCGGGGTAACCGGTGGCGTCTGTCCGGTGAGCCGCTGCGCCAAACGGCTGCTCAACGGCCCCTGCGGCGGTTCGACCAACGGTAAATGTGAGATCTCCAAGGAAACCGAGTGTGCCTGGCAACTGGTCGTCGACCGGCTGGAGGCACTTGGCCGCCTTGGTGATTACGAGAAGGTGATGCCGATCAAAGATTGGTCGAAGGATCGGGCGGGCGGCCCGCGGGCATTCAGATTGGAGGACTTCTAA
- a CDS encoding B12-binding domain-containing radical SAM protein: MLLLYPPVAKPCEPPAGIASLAGVVRRAGVVCRVADLGLEGMVHLLDGAGVPPAGDRWGRRAWKNREANLRALREPGTYGNVSRYRKAVLELNRVVESAGGGGVRVGLANYQDHELTPTRSADLLRMVVEPERSPFFALLRRRLPELLNDQGDGWVGVSLNYLSQALSGFTLIGLVRRLAPATRVIVGGGLMTSWMRSPRWAEPFAGLIDHCVAGPGEAPLLALLGRSDGAVGEGGRSGGLDFDGLMLDDYVAPGFIVPYSCSSGCYWNRCSFCPERAEGNRFVMKSPAEVHAELTGLTQRYRPGLLHLLDNGVPPAVLDSFTAGYPGVPWYGFARIDKRLADADFCRRLKASGCVMLKLGLESGSQRVLDTLDKGIDLDTAAQALANLRRAGIATYVYLLFGTPAETEEDARRTMSFVGDHHRAITFLNLAIFNMPIDSPEAATVETMPFSDDDLALYTDFRHPQGWDRRQVRRFLDREFKRQPPLAAILRRDPPLFTSNHAPLLVMNGRWMERDSREPGGITNRKSGTGR; encoded by the coding sequence ATGCTTTTGCTCTACCCGCCAGTTGCCAAGCCCTGTGAACCGCCGGCGGGGATCGCTTCGCTGGCAGGAGTTGTGCGCCGGGCCGGGGTGGTGTGTCGGGTGGCCGACCTGGGGCTGGAGGGAATGGTTCATCTGCTTGATGGGGCGGGGGTGCCGCCGGCGGGGGATCGTTGGGGGCGGCGGGCCTGGAAAAACCGGGAGGCGAACCTTCGCGCCCTGCGCGAGCCCGGTACCTACGGTAACGTGTCACGCTATCGCAAGGCGGTGCTGGAGCTGAACCGGGTGGTCGAGTCGGCCGGCGGTGGTGGGGTCAGGGTGGGACTGGCCAACTACCAAGACCATGAGCTGACACCGACGCGCAGCGCCGATCTGCTGCGGATGGTCGTGGAACCGGAACGTAGTCCGTTTTTTGCCCTGTTGCGGCGACGGTTGCCGGAACTGTTGAACGATCAGGGGGACGGTTGGGTCGGGGTTTCCCTCAATTATCTCAGCCAGGCGTTGAGCGGCTTCACCTTGATCGGGTTGGTGCGGCGATTGGCACCGGCGACCAGGGTGATCGTCGGCGGCGGGCTGATGACTTCATGGATGCGCAGCCCACGCTGGGCGGAGCCGTTCGCGGGGCTGATCGACCACTGCGTCGCGGGGCCGGGAGAAGCACCGCTGCTTGCGTTGCTGGGGCGCTCAGATGGTGCGGTGGGTGAGGGCGGCCGGTCGGGTGGCCTTGATTTTGACGGATTGATGCTGGATGACTATGTGGCGCCGGGTTTCATAGTGCCCTACAGCTGTTCGAGCGGCTGTTACTGGAATCGGTGCAGCTTTTGCCCGGAGCGGGCCGAAGGCAATCGGTTTGTCATGAAATCGCCGGCAGAGGTGCATGCCGAGTTGACCGGCCTCACTCAGCGCTACCGGCCGGGATTGCTCCACCTGCTCGACAACGGTGTGCCGCCGGCGGTGCTGGACAGCTTCACTGCCGGTTATCCGGGCGTGCCCTGGTACGGATTTGCCAGGATCGACAAACGGTTGGCGGACGCGGATTTCTGCCGCCGACTCAAGGCGTCCGGCTGCGTGATGCTGAAGCTTGGCTTGGAGTCTGGCTCCCAACGGGTGCTCGATACGCTGGACAAGGGCATCGACCTGGATACCGCCGCACAGGCGTTGGCAAACCTGCGCCGGGCCGGGATCGCCACCTATGTCTACCTGTTGTTTGGAACGCCGGCGGAGACCGAGGAGGATGCCCGGCGAACGATGAGCTTTGTCGGCGATCATCACCGGGCCATCACCTTTCTCAATCTGGCAATCTTCAACATGCCGATCGACAGCCCGGAGGCGGCGACGGTGGAGACGATGCCGTTTTCCGACGACGATCTGGCCCTGTACACCGATTTTCGTCACCCGCAGGGCTGGGACCGGCGGCAGGTGCGCCGCTTTCTCGATCGTGAATTCAAGCGTCAACCACCGCTTGCTGCAATCCTGCGGCGCGATCCGCCCCTGTTCACCTCGAACCACGCCCCCCTGTTGGTCATGAATGGCCGATGGATGGAGCGCGACAGCCGAGAACCAGGTGGAATCACAAACAGAAAAAGCGGAACCGGCCGCTGA
- a CDS encoding FAD-dependent oxidoreductase — protein MTLDALGKENRSKVGSVLVVGSGVGGMQAALDMADSGLLVHMIGDESSIGGTMARLDKTFPTGDCAMCMISPRMVESSRHPNIKMHTLATVKSVAGREGDFTVTIEQPARYVDPDRCTGCGACEPGCPVRVPNEFNLGLDNRKAIFSLFPQAVPNTRAIDKRFCLYLTKDVCRKCEKACDAKAINFADQDRVYDLHVGSIVLTPGLKTYDPAIRREFGYGKIKNVVTSLQFERLLSASGPCGGTVARPSDQAHPKRLAWIQCVGSRNSHNANPWCSSVCCMYAAKQAIIAKEHDAEVQATVFYMELRAFGKDFDKYIDKAKNESGAIYRRAMVSEVIEDPATSNVIIHYVDDSGRRINEEFDLVILSIGFEPHLQARAFAETFGIEADGYGFAATSKLRPVETSRPGIYVAGIYQGPKDIPETVTQASGAAASAMSLLGERRGTEIEAVVLPPERDITGEEPRIGVFVCHCGINIAGTVDVQKVAEAAAAQPGVAHAETVIYACAPDGQEKVKETIKEKGLNRVIIASCTPRTHSPLFQDTIREVGLNKFLFELADIREQCSWVHKDDREAATRKAIEITNMNIAKGRLLEPVAQNSVGVTHAALVIGGGIAGMNASLSLAAQGFKVHLVEREAQLGGLLRRLRRNLEGDDVQAFLGETIDRVEQHPAIEVHLGTAVDHTDGFVGNFKTSLQDGAVIEHGAVLIASGGVEYPPQEYGYGDSERVITQRQLEDLLAGREPVAGETYMMIQCVGSREEPANYCSRICCQDALKNSIAIKERAPQATVAVLYRDMRAYGLKEDYYKKARDLGVLFFLFTPDEKPRVETEGERCRVSFPDKVLGKEMNIDADYVVLSTGLRPRPDAAELAKRYKLTCNIDEFFMEAHVKLRPVDFPSEGFFLAGLAHAPKNLEETISQSLAAAGRAGALLSKENLKVSGIISKHNRDICMSCLACFRACPFGSPFIDEDGRVSHNEVKCTGCGICAGICPAKAFQVNFFRDDQIIAMIDSVTELH, from the coding sequence GTGACGCTTGACGCCCTTGGGAAAGAAAATCGCAGCAAGGTTGGGTCGGTACTGGTGGTCGGCTCCGGGGTCGGCGGTATGCAGGCCGCCCTCGACATGGCGGACAGCGGCCTGCTGGTGCACATGATCGGCGACGAGTCGTCGATCGGCGGCACCATGGCCCGACTCGATAAGACGTTTCCCACCGGCGACTGCGCCATGTGCATGATCTCGCCGCGCATGGTGGAGTCGAGCCGGCATCCCAACATCAAGATGCATACCCTGGCCACGGTCAAGTCGGTGGCCGGCCGGGAAGGCGATTTCACCGTCACCATCGAACAGCCGGCCCGGTATGTCGATCCGGACCGCTGCACCGGCTGTGGCGCCTGCGAGCCGGGTTGCCCGGTGCGGGTCCCCAACGAATTCAACCTCGGCCTGGACAACCGCAAGGCGATCTTCTCCCTGTTTCCGCAGGCGGTGCCCAACACCCGGGCGATCGACAAGCGCTTCTGTCTCTATCTGACCAAGGACGTCTGCCGCAAGTGTGAGAAGGCCTGCGACGCCAAGGCCATCAACTTCGCTGACCAGGACCGGGTCTATGACCTCCACGTCGGTTCGATCGTCCTCACCCCCGGCCTGAAGACTTACGATCCGGCCATCCGCCGGGAGTTTGGCTACGGGAAGATCAAGAACGTGGTCACCTCCCTGCAGTTCGAGCGGCTGCTCTCGGCCTCGGGGCCGTGCGGCGGCACCGTGGCCCGTCCCTCCGACCAGGCCCACCCGAAGCGGCTGGCCTGGATCCAGTGTGTCGGCTCGCGCAACAGCCACAATGCCAATCCCTGGTGCTCGTCGGTCTGCTGCATGTACGCCGCCAAGCAGGCGATCATCGCCAAGGAGCACGATGCCGAGGTGCAGGCCACCGTCTTCTACATGGAGCTGCGCGCCTTCGGCAAGGACTTCGACAAGTACATCGACAAGGCGAAGAACGAGAGCGGTGCCATTTATCGGCGGGCCATGGTCTCCGAGGTGATCGAGGATCCCGCGACCTCCAACGTGATCATCCATTACGTGGACGATTCGGGGCGGCGGATCAACGAGGAGTTCGACCTGGTCATCCTCTCCATCGGTTTTGAGCCGCACCTGCAGGCCCGGGCCTTTGCCGAGACCTTCGGCATCGAGGCCGACGGCTATGGGTTTGCCGCTACCTCGAAGCTGCGTCCGGTGGAAACGAGTCGGCCCGGCATTTACGTGGCCGGCATCTACCAGGGACCCAAGGATATTCCGGAGACGGTAACCCAGGCCAGCGGCGCCGCGGCGTCCGCCATGTCGCTGCTGGGCGAGCGGCGCGGCACCGAGATCGAGGCGGTGGTACTGCCACCGGAGAGAGACATCACCGGCGAAGAGCCGCGGATCGGCGTCTTTGTCTGCCATTGCGGCATCAACATCGCCGGCACCGTCGATGTGCAGAAGGTGGCCGAGGCCGCCGCTGCCCAGCCGGGCGTGGCCCATGCCGAGACGGTGATTTACGCCTGTGCGCCGGACGGCCAGGAGAAGGTCAAGGAGACCATCAAGGAGAAGGGACTCAACCGGGTGATCATCGCCTCCTGTACGCCGCGCACCCACTCGCCGCTGTTCCAGGATACCATCCGTGAGGTGGGCCTCAACAAATTCCTGTTCGAGCTGGCCGATATCCGGGAACAATGCTCCTGGGTCCACAAGGACGACCGAGAGGCCGCCACCCGCAAGGCCATCGAGATCACCAACATGAACATCGCCAAAGGACGGCTGCTGGAGCCGGTGGCCCAGAACTCGGTGGGTGTGACCCACGCCGCACTGGTCATCGGTGGCGGCATTGCCGGCATGAACGCCTCTCTTTCGCTGGCCGCGCAAGGGTTCAAGGTGCATTTGGTGGAGCGGGAAGCACAGCTGGGCGGCCTGCTGCGGCGGCTGCGGCGTAACCTTGAAGGCGATGATGTGCAGGCCTTCCTGGGCGAGACCATCGATCGGGTGGAGCAGCATCCGGCCATCGAGGTCCATCTGGGCACGGCCGTCGATCACACCGATGGTTTTGTCGGTAACTTCAAGACCTCGCTGCAGGACGGCGCCGTCATCGAACATGGGGCGGTACTCATTGCCTCCGGCGGTGTCGAGTACCCGCCGCAGGAGTACGGGTACGGCGACTCCGAGCGGGTCATCACCCAGCGCCAGCTCGAGGATCTGCTGGCTGGCCGCGAGCCGGTCGCCGGTGAGACCTACATGATGATCCAATGTGTCGGTTCCCGCGAGGAACCGGCCAACTATTGTTCACGCATCTGCTGCCAGGATGCCCTGAAGAACAGCATCGCCATCAAGGAACGGGCGCCGCAGGCCACGGTGGCTGTCCTCTACCGCGATATGCGTGCCTACGGTCTGAAGGAAGATTATTACAAAAAGGCCCGTGACCTCGGTGTCCTGTTCTTCCTCTTCACGCCGGACGAAAAGCCGCGGGTGGAGACCGAAGGCGAGCGTTGCCGGGTCAGCTTCCCGGACAAGGTATTGGGCAAGGAGATGAACATCGATGCCGATTACGTGGTGCTTTCCACCGGGTTGCGCCCTCGCCCCGATGCAGCGGAGCTGGCCAAACGGTACAAGCTCACCTGCAATATCGACGAGTTCTTCATGGAGGCCCATGTGAAACTGCGGCCGGTGGATTTTCCCAGCGAGGGCTTTTTCCTGGCCGGGCTGGCCCATGCCCCGAAAAATCTCGAGGAGACCATCAGCCAGTCGCTGGCTGCCGCCGGTCGGGCCGGGGCGCTGTTGTCCAAGGAGAACCTGAAGGTCTCGGGCATCATCTCCAAGCATAACCGGGACATCTGCATGTCCTGTCTGGCCTGTTTCCGAGCCTGCCCGTTCGGCTCGCCGTTCATCGACGAGGATGGGCGGGTCAGCCACAACGAGGTGAAATGTACCGGCTGCGGTATCTGCGCCGGCATCTGCCCGGCCAAGGCCTTTCAGGTCAACTTCTTCAGGGATGACCAGATTATCGCCATGATCGATTCGGTGACCGAACTTCATTAA
- a CDS encoding hydrogenase iron-sulfur subunit: MPAGWQANIIAFACHYCAFAAADLAGVMRLSYQPNVKIVRLPCTGKLDQIYVLHAFERGIDGVFVAGULPGQCHFLEGNTNAAKRIQRVKKLLTTVGINPERVQFYNLSAAQGPRWAEICTEFTERIKELGPSPIWLALKRHQDEVATPAAETIP, translated from the coding sequence ATACCGGCCGGCTGGCAGGCCAACATCATCGCCTTTGCCTGCCATTACTGCGCCTTTGCCGCCGCTGATCTGGCCGGCGTGATGCGGCTGTCCTACCAGCCCAACGTCAAGATCGTCCGCTTGCCCTGCACCGGCAAGCTCGATCAGATCTACGTGCTACATGCCTTTGAACGGGGAATCGACGGCGTCTTCGTGGCCGGCTGACTTCCCGGTCAATGCCATTTCCTGGAAGGAAATACCAACGCCGCCAAACGGATCCAACGGGTGAAAAAACTGCTGACCACGGTCGGAATCAACCCGGAGCGGGTGCAGTTCTATAACCTCTCGGCCGCCCAGGGACCGAGATGGGCGGAGATCTGCACCGAGTTCACCGAGCGGATCAAGGAATTGGGGCCGTCGCCCATCTGGCTCGCCCTGAAGCGTCATCAGGATGAGGTTGCCACGCCTGCGGCCGAAACGATCCCATAA